From Vulpes vulpes isolate BD-2025 chromosome 7, VulVul3, whole genome shotgun sequence, one genomic window encodes:
- the LOC112911050 gene encoding olfactory receptor 2L5-like gives MENYTQTSTDFTLLGLFPPTRIGLFLFIVVVLIFLMALFGNVSMILLIFRDTHLHTPMYFLLSQLSLIDLSYISTIVPKMTYNFVCGNKSISFIGCGVQSYFFWTLAGAEALLLISMAYDCYVAICFPLHYPIRMSKKVCVLMITGSWIMGSVNACAHTVYAFHIPYCRSRNINHFFCDVPAMLTLACMDTWVYEYTVLVSTILFLAFPFIGIVCSYGRVLLAICRMQSTEGRKKAYSTCSTHLTVVTLYYAPFVYTYLCPRSFRSPTENKILAVFYTILTPVLNPIIYSLRNKEVMGALR, from the coding sequence ATGGAAAACTATACTCAAACATCAACTGATTTCACCCTACTGGGCTTGTTCCCACCAACAAGAATTGGCCTGTTCCTCTTTATTGTCGTTGTTCTCATTTTCCTAATGGCTCTGTTTGGCAACGTGTCCATGATTCTTCTTATCTTCAGAGACACACATCTCCACACACCCATGTATTTCTTACTCAGTCAGCTCTCTCTCATTGACCTAAGCTACATCTCCACGATTGTCCCCAAAATGACCTACAATTTTGTGTGTGGAAACAAGTCTATCTCCTTCATTGGGTGTGGGGTTCAGAGCTACTTTTTCTGGACTTTAGCAGGTGCAGAAGCATTGCTCCTGATATCTATGGCCTATGATTGTTATGTGGCTATTTGCTTTCCTCTTCACTATCCCATTCGTATGAGCAAAAAAGTATGCGTGCTGATGATAACAGGATCCTGGATAATGGGCTCAGTCAATGCTTGTGCCCACACCGTATACGCCTTCCATATACCTTACTGTCGATCCAGGAACATCAACCATTTCTTCTGTGATGTCCCAGCCATGTTGACTTTAGCCTGCATGGACACCTGGGTCTATGAGTACACAGTGTTAGTGAGCACCATCCTCTTCCTTGCATTTCCATTCATTGGCATTGTATGTTCCTATGGCCGGGTCCTCCTAGCTATCTGCCGCATGCAGTCcacagaagggaggaagaaggccTATTCCACCTGCAGCACCCACCTTACTGTAGTGACTTTATACTATGCACCCTTTGTTTACACATATTTATGCCCGAGATCCTTTCGATCTCCAACAGAGAACAAGATCCTAGCTGTTTTCTACACTATCCTGACCCCAGTGCTCAACCCCATAATCTACAGCCTGAGAAACAAGGAGGTGATGGGAGCCCTGAGATGA